In Raphanus sativus cultivar WK10039 unplaced genomic scaffold, ASM80110v3 Scaffold1806, whole genome shotgun sequence, one DNA window encodes the following:
- the LOC108828308 gene encoding uncharacterized protein LOC108828308, with the protein MADEKVRDEAMQIIGMFQILPRLVVFDLDYTLWPFYCECRSKREMPSLYPQAKGIVSALKAKGIQMAIASRSPTSDIANTFIDKLNIKSMFVAKEIFSSWTHKTEHFQKIHTRTGVPFTDMLFFDDEDRNIKSVSKMGVTSILVGDGVTLGALRQGLTEFSHNHNTIEKNKQVWRNKYSGKAASSETDKD; encoded by the exons ATGGCGGACGAAAAGGTTAGAGATGAAGCGATGCAGATCATTGGAATGTTTCAGATCCTTCCGAGACTTGTCGTTTTTGATCTCGATTATACTCTCTGGCCTTTCTACTG TGAATGTCGTTCTAAACGAGAAATGCCGTCTTTGTATCCACAAGCAAAGGGTATAGTGAGTGCTCTGAAAGCGAAAGGAATTCAAATGGCGATTGCTTCCAGATCTCCCACTTCAGACATCGCCAACACTTTCATTGACAAATTGAATATTAAGTCCATGTTCGTCGCCAAG GAAATATTCTCGAGTTGGACTCACAAGACGGAGCATTTTCAAAAGATACACACAAGGACAGGGGTGCCGTTTACTGACATGCTCTTCTTCGATGATGAGGACAGAAACATTAAATCa gtTTCTAAAATGGGAGTGACAAGCATCTTGGTGGGTGATGGGGTTACACTTGGAGCACTCAGACAAGGGCTTACTGAATTTTCTCATAACCATAACACTATCGAGAAGAACAAACAGGTTTGGCGCAACAAGTATTCCGGAAAGGCTGCCTCATCTGAGACCGACAAAGACTGA